The following proteins come from a genomic window of Trifolium pratense cultivar HEN17-A07 linkage group LG4, ARS_RC_1.1, whole genome shotgun sequence:
- the LOC123924162 gene encoding zinc finger CCCH domain-containing protein 3 has protein sequence MPENRQVLKNAASNPSGDNIEEAIRRLKINNNQDRDAAAQSMPYPDRPGEPDCLYYLRTGMCGYGSNCRYNHPANVSLVPQYGEELPERVGQPDCEYFLKTGTCKYGSTCKYHHPKDRRGAAPVVFNTLGLPMRQEEKSCPYYMRTGACKFGVACKFHHPQQQASFGAYPVAASPPSTTVTSSGFPYAGGFPAWSVPRMSYLSGQAIQSYVPPFMPSSQGIMPALSWSNYMGSISPAMPSGFIGSNLVYDYMNPAAGETLSGGQVMNSTLPDRPDQPDCKYFMSTGTCKYGSDCKFHHPKERIAQTLSVNPLGLPMRPGNAICSYYRIYGVCKFGPTCKFDHPVVAAIPQNYGLPSPTLSVFDPSLLTSPRRLSTVQPTETSPSKQSTDKLQQSDTKAATEDSSKQADTTSSNSRTPSSESLHE, from the exons ATGCCAGAAAATAGGCAGGTTTTGAAGAATGCTGCTTCTAATCCATCTGGTGATAACATTGAAG AAGCAATTCGGCGTTTGAAAATCAATAATAATCAGGATAGAGATGCTGCGGCTCAATCTATGCCTTATCCGGATCGACCTGGTGAACCGGATTGCTTATATTATTTGAGGACTGGAATGTGTGGTTACGGGAGTAACTGTCGCTATAACCACCCTGCTAACGTTTCACTT GTTCCTCAATATGGTGAAGAACTTCCTGAGAGAGTCGGGCAACCTGATTGTGAG TATTTTCTTAAGACAGGAACATGCAAGTATGGATCAACATGTAAATATCATCATCCTAAGGACAGGCGAGGTGCTGCACCCGTAGTATTCAATACTTTAGGTCTTCCCATGCGTCAG GAAGAAAAATCATGTCCCTATTACATGAGAACTGGTGCCTGTAAGTTTGGAGTTGCATGCAAGTTCCATCATCCACAACAGCAGGCTTCCTTTGGAGCTTATCCGGTGGCTGCGTCCCCTCCCTCAACAACTGTTACTTCATCCGGTTTTCCATATGCTGGCGGGTTTCCTGCATGGTCAGTGCCGAGAATGTCATATTTATCTGGACAGGCCATTCAATCTTATGTTCCTCCATTTATGCCTTCTTCACAAGGCATCATGCCTGCGCTGAGCTGGAGCAACTACATG GGAAGTATTAGCCCCGCAATGCCTTCTGGTTTTATTGGATCTAATCTTGTCTACGACTACATGAATCCGGCGGCGGGAGAGACACTTTCTGGTGGACAGGTAATGAATTCAACTCTTCCAGATAGACCTGATCAACCTGACTGTAAATACTTTATGAGCACCGGAACATGCAAATATGGTTCTGATTGCAAGTTCCACCACCCTAAAGAAAGAATAGCCCAAACTTTATCGGTTAATCCACTTGGCCTTCCTATGAGACCT GGTAATGCTATATGCTCTTATTACAGAATCTACGGAGTATGCAAGTTCGGTCCAACATGCAAATTTGATCATCCAGTCGTAGCAGCCATCCCTCAAAACTACGGCTTGCCTTCACCTACTTTATCGGTATTCGATCCATCTCTCCTTACCAGTCCAAGAAGGCTTTCAACCGTTCAACCAACCGAGACATCCCCATCGAAACAATCAACTGACAAGCTTCAACAATCTGATACAAAAGCTGCTACTGAAGATTCATCTAAACAAGCTGACACTACATCATCAAATTCTCGCACACCTTCGTCCGAGTCTTTGCACGAATGA